The following proteins are co-located in the Nocardia bhagyanarayanae genome:
- a CDS encoding SDR family oxidoreductase, whose product MTARPLSVAPEPVAGHGLLTGRVAVVTAAAGTGIGSATARRLLAEGADVVVSDWHARRLAETEVELKGEFPDRRVAAIACDVQSTEQVDALVRDAAEALGRIDIMVNNAGLGGETPVVDMTDEQWDRVLDITLNGTFRCTRAALSYFRSAGHGGVIVNNASVLGWRAQYGQAHYAAAKAGVMALTRCSAIEAAELGVRINAVAPSIARHAFLDKVSSTELLDQLSEREAFGRAAEPWEVAATIAMLASDYTSYLTGEVVSVSSQRA is encoded by the coding sequence GTGACCGCGCGGCCCCTTTCGGTCGCCCCCGAGCCCGTCGCCGGGCACGGCCTGCTGACCGGACGCGTCGCCGTCGTCACCGCGGCCGCCGGGACCGGGATCGGCTCGGCCACCGCGCGCAGGCTGCTCGCCGAGGGCGCCGACGTGGTCGTCTCCGACTGGCACGCGCGCCGGCTCGCCGAGACCGAGGTCGAGCTGAAGGGCGAATTCCCGGATCGCAGGGTCGCCGCGATCGCCTGCGACGTGCAGAGCACCGAGCAGGTGGACGCGCTGGTCCGCGATGCCGCCGAAGCGCTCGGCCGCATCGACATCATGGTGAACAACGCGGGCCTCGGCGGTGAGACGCCGGTCGTCGACATGACCGACGAGCAGTGGGACCGCGTCCTGGACATCACGCTCAACGGCACGTTCCGCTGCACCCGCGCCGCGCTGTCCTACTTCCGTTCGGCCGGGCACGGCGGCGTCATCGTGAACAACGCCAGCGTCCTCGGCTGGCGCGCGCAGTACGGTCAGGCGCACTACGCGGCCGCCAAGGCGGGTGTGATGGCGCTGACCAGGTGCAGCGCGATCGAGGCCGCCGAACTCGGCGTGCGGATCAACGCCGTCGCGCCGAGCATCGCCAGGCACGCCTTCCTCGACAAGGTCAGCTCGACGGAACTGCTGGATCAGCTTTCCGAACGGGAGGCCTTCGGCCGCGCGGCCGAGCCGTGGGAGGTCGCCGCGACCATCGCGATGCTGGCCAGCGATTACACCAGCTACCTCACCGGCGAGGTGGTTTCCGTGAGCAGTCAGCGGGCCTGA
- a CDS encoding acyl-CoA dehydrogenase family protein: MVAIQTSDSDTAAQDARFSAEVREWLAENLNGEFRELRGLGGPGREHEAFDERLAWDRHLAASGWTCLGWPKEYGGREATVRQQVIFHEEYAKANAPARVSHVGEELLGPTVLAFGTQAQKDRFLPGIRNVTELWCQGYSEPGAGSDLAAISTAAHLDGDEWSINGQKIWTSLAHVADWCFVVARTEKGSSRHKGLSYLLVPMKQPGIEVRPIIQLTGTSEFNEVFFDNARTAADLVVGAPGDGWRIAMGTLTFERGISTLGQQIRFARELADIEALARRIGAADDPLIADRIDRAWVGLRVLRAHALRTMEGTGVDDGGQASVAKLLWANWHRGLGELAMAVLGARGLVADEDDDLNEWQRLYLFTRADTIYGGSNEVQRNIISERVLGLPREARP, encoded by the coding sequence GTGGTTGCGATCCAGACCTCAGATTCCGACACTGCCGCGCAGGACGCGCGGTTTTCCGCCGAAGTGCGGGAATGGCTGGCCGAGAATCTCAACGGAGAATTCCGCGAACTGCGCGGACTAGGCGGTCCCGGCCGCGAACACGAGGCGTTCGACGAACGCCTGGCCTGGGACCGGCACTTGGCCGCGTCCGGGTGGACCTGCCTCGGCTGGCCCAAGGAGTACGGCGGTCGCGAGGCCACCGTGCGCCAGCAGGTGATCTTCCACGAGGAGTACGCCAAGGCCAACGCGCCCGCGCGGGTCTCACACGTGGGTGAGGAGCTGCTCGGCCCGACCGTGCTCGCCTTCGGTACCCAGGCGCAGAAGGACCGGTTCCTGCCCGGCATCCGCAATGTGACCGAGCTGTGGTGCCAGGGCTACTCGGAACCGGGCGCGGGTTCGGACCTCGCGGCGATCAGCACGGCCGCGCACCTCGACGGGGACGAATGGTCCATCAACGGCCAGAAGATCTGGACCTCGCTGGCCCACGTGGCCGACTGGTGCTTCGTCGTCGCCCGCACCGAGAAGGGCTCGTCCCGCCACAAGGGCCTGTCCTACCTGCTGGTTCCCATGAAGCAGCCGGGCATCGAGGTGCGTCCGATCATCCAGCTCACCGGGACGTCGGAGTTCAACGAAGTCTTCTTCGACAACGCCCGCACCGCCGCCGACCTGGTCGTGGGCGCGCCCGGCGACGGCTGGCGCATCGCGATGGGCACGCTGACCTTCGAACGCGGCATCTCCACCCTCGGCCAGCAGATCCGCTTCGCGCGCGAGCTGGCCGACATCGAAGCGCTGGCCCGCCGCATCGGCGCGGCCGACGACCCGCTCATCGCGGACCGGATCGACCGGGCCTGGGTGGGTCTGCGAGTGTTGCGCGCGCACGCGCTGCGCACCATGGAGGGCACCGGCGTCGACGACGGCGGGCAGGCGTCGGTGGCGAAACTGCTCTGGGCCAATTGGCACCGCGGCCTCGGGGAGCTGGCCATGGCCGTGCTCGGCGCGCGCGGCCTGGTGGCCGACGAGGACGACGATCTCAACGAATGGCAGCGGCTGTATCTGTTCACCCGCGCCGACACCATCTACGGAGGTTCGAACGAAGTGCAGCGCAACATCATCTCCGAGCGCGTGCTCGGTCTGCCGCGCGAGGCTCGGCCGTGA
- a CDS encoding FadD3 family acyl-CoA ligase, with protein MTTPAQTTPMALHDAARTFGAAPALADGDVRLDWTQLLGAVQETARALIARGVQSGDRVAMWAPNTYHWVVAALAAHYAGAAMVPLNTRYVADEAADVLSRVDAKALFIAGTFLGRDRLAELRAAAPELAIPTIVVIPVEPGGEVTSGDEAVLNWSDLPVIAETIPVEDAEKRAAAVDAEDISDILFTSGTTGRSKGTLVAHRQALSVVRAWAECATLNSDDRYLIVSPFFHNFGYKAGILACLVTGATIIPQATFDVPQTMRLVGQEKITVLPGPPTIYQTILDFPDRDSYDLSTLRVAATGGATVPVVLVERMRSELEFAVVLTAYGLSEAAGFGTMCRPDDDAETIATTCGRPIADFELKLSDAGEVLLRGPNVMLGYLDDPKSTAETIDADGWLHTGDIGTLDERGYLRITDRLKDMYISGGFNVYPAEIEQALARLDGVAESAVVGVPDTRMGEVGKAYVVRKPGSALTEDQVLAHATTVLANFKVPRFVEFRDELPYSAAGKVLKRQLREEKS; from the coding sequence GTGACAACCCCTGCACAAACGACACCAATGGCCCTGCACGATGCCGCGCGGACCTTCGGCGCCGCCCCGGCACTGGCCGACGGCGACGTCCGTCTGGACTGGACCCAGCTACTCGGCGCGGTCCAGGAGACGGCGCGCGCGCTGATCGCGCGCGGCGTGCAGTCCGGCGACCGGGTGGCCATGTGGGCGCCGAACACTTATCACTGGGTGGTCGCCGCGCTGGCCGCGCACTACGCCGGCGCGGCCATGGTGCCGCTGAACACCCGCTACGTCGCCGACGAGGCCGCGGACGTGCTGTCCAGGGTCGACGCGAAGGCGCTGTTCATCGCGGGGACCTTCCTCGGCCGCGACCGCCTCGCGGAACTGCGTGCAGCCGCACCGGAATTGGCCATTCCCACCATCGTCGTGATCCCCGTCGAGCCCGGCGGGGAGGTGACGAGCGGCGACGAAGCCGTGCTGAACTGGTCGGATCTCCCGGTGATCGCCGAGACCATCCCGGTCGAGGACGCCGAGAAGCGCGCCGCCGCCGTGGACGCCGAGGACATCTCCGACATCCTGTTCACCTCCGGCACCACAGGTCGCAGCAAGGGCACGCTGGTCGCGCACCGGCAGGCGCTGTCGGTGGTGCGGGCATGGGCCGAGTGCGCAACGCTGAACAGCGACGACCGCTACCTCATCGTCAGCCCGTTCTTCCACAACTTCGGTTACAAGGCGGGCATCCTCGCGTGCCTTGTCACCGGCGCGACGATCATCCCGCAGGCCACCTTCGACGTGCCGCAGACGATGCGGCTGGTCGGCCAGGAGAAGATCACCGTGCTGCCCGGCCCGCCGACGATCTACCAGACGATCCTGGACTTCCCGGACCGCGACTCCTACGACCTGAGCACCCTGCGGGTGGCGGCCACCGGCGGGGCGACGGTGCCGGTCGTGCTCGTCGAGCGGATGCGGTCGGAGCTCGAATTCGCCGTCGTCCTCACGGCTTACGGCCTTTCCGAAGCCGCCGGGTTCGGCACCATGTGCCGCCCCGACGACGACGCCGAGACCATCGCGACCACCTGCGGCAGGCCGATCGCCGACTTCGAGCTGAAGCTCAGCGACGCGGGCGAGGTGCTGCTGCGCGGCCCCAACGTCATGCTCGGCTACCTGGACGATCCGAAGAGCACCGCCGAGACCATCGACGCGGACGGCTGGCTGCACACCGGCGACATCGGCACGCTCGACGAGCGCGGCTATCTCCGGATCACCGACCGGCTCAAAGACATGTACATCTCCGGCGGCTTCAACGTCTATCCGGCCGAGATCGAGCAGGCGCTGGCCCGGCTCGACGGCGTGGCCGAGTCGGCGGTGGTCGGCGTGCCCGACACCAGGATGGGCGAGGTCGGCAAGGCCTACGTGGTGCGCAAGCCCGGCTCGGCGCTGACCGAGGACCAGGTGCTCGCCCACGCCACCACCGTGCTGGCGAATTTCAAGGTGCCGCGCTTCGTCGAATTCCGCGACGAGCTGCCCTACAGCGCCGCCGGGAAAGTGCTCAAGCGTCAACTACGTGAGGAGAAGTCGTAA
- a CDS encoding enoyl-CoA hydratase — protein MPDQPENGSVPDEGEVVTYERRGRVAIVTMNRPDYRNAQNSVMTYALDAAFQRAVEDDEVGVIVLAGNGKHFSAGHDIGTPGRDHHVRYENKATLWWDHVDKQGGDQRFARESEVYLGMCRRWREMPKPTIAMVQGACIAGGLMLAWVCDLIVASEDAFFSDPVVRMGIPGVEYFAHPWVMGPRAAKEFLFTGDRFGAAQAKEWGMVNRVVPRAELEAETMALAEKIAAMPRFGLALTKKAVNQAEDLMGMRTGMDSVFGLHHFAHAHNAEVGADSLGGMNAKTMKASASTAEQNGTT, from the coding sequence ATGCCAGACCAACCGGAGAACGGCTCGGTGCCGGACGAAGGCGAGGTCGTCACCTACGAGCGGCGCGGGCGGGTCGCCATCGTCACGATGAACCGGCCCGACTACCGCAACGCGCAGAACTCGGTGATGACCTACGCGCTCGACGCCGCCTTCCAACGAGCCGTCGAGGACGACGAGGTCGGCGTGATCGTGTTGGCGGGCAACGGCAAACACTTCAGCGCCGGGCACGACATCGGCACTCCGGGTCGCGACCACCACGTGCGCTACGAGAACAAGGCGACGCTGTGGTGGGACCACGTCGACAAGCAGGGCGGCGACCAGCGCTTCGCCAGGGAGTCCGAGGTCTACCTGGGCATGTGCCGCCGCTGGCGGGAGATGCCCAAGCCGACCATCGCCATGGTGCAGGGCGCCTGCATCGCGGGCGGGCTGATGCTGGCCTGGGTCTGTGATCTGATCGTCGCCTCCGAGGACGCGTTCTTCTCCGATCCCGTGGTGCGCATGGGCATTCCGGGTGTGGAGTACTTCGCGCACCCGTGGGTGATGGGACCGCGCGCGGCCAAGGAGTTCCTGTTCACCGGCGACCGCTTCGGCGCGGCGCAGGCCAAGGAATGGGGCATGGTCAACCGGGTGGTCCCGCGCGCCGAACTGGAGGCCGAGACCATGGCGCTGGCCGAGAAGATCGCCGCCATGCCGCGTTTCGGTCTCGCGCTCACCAAGAAGGCCGTCAACCAGGCCGAGGACCTGATGGGCATGCGCACCGGCATGGATTCGGTCTTCGGGCTGCACCACTTCGCGCACGCGCACAACGCCGAGGTCGGCGCGGACTCACTGGGCGGCATGAACGCCAAGACGATGAAGGCCAGCGCGAGCACGGCCGAACAGAACGGGACGACGTAG
- a CDS encoding acyl-CoA dehydrogenase family protein yields MDLDLDQATQEFQREVREFLAAEKPSTPLPSMDTKAGFEAHRDWERKLADARLSVVSWPKEYGGRDASLLEWVLFEQEYYAAGAPGRVSQNGIFLLAPTLFEHGTPEQLDRIMPRMARGDDIWAQAWSEPEAGSDLAGIRSTARRTEGGWLLSGQKTWSSRAAFADWAFGLFRSDPEAERHKGLTYVMFPLTADGVSVRPIPQLDGEPGFAEIFLDDVFVPDRDVIGAPGEGWRVAMSTSSNERGLSLRSPGRFSATARRLVDLWLDSGDRTNTAQRDAVVDAWIGSEAYRLHTFGTVTRLNEGGKLGAESSITKVFWSELDIAMHETALDVLGATGERSGPWTDGYLFSLSGPIYAGTNEIQRNIIAERILGLPRGSSR; encoded by the coding sequence GTGGATCTGGATCTGGACCAGGCGACACAGGAATTCCAGCGGGAGGTCCGCGAATTCCTGGCCGCCGAGAAACCCTCGACACCGCTGCCTTCGATGGACACGAAGGCCGGGTTCGAGGCGCACCGCGACTGGGAGCGCAAACTGGCCGACGCGCGGCTGTCGGTGGTCTCCTGGCCGAAGGAGTACGGCGGGCGCGACGCCTCGCTGCTGGAATGGGTGCTGTTCGAGCAGGAGTACTACGCCGCGGGCGCGCCGGGGCGGGTCAGCCAGAACGGCATCTTCCTGCTCGCGCCGACGTTGTTCGAGCACGGCACCCCCGAGCAGCTCGACCGCATCATGCCGCGCATGGCGCGCGGCGACGACATCTGGGCGCAGGCCTGGTCGGAGCCCGAGGCGGGCAGCGACCTGGCGGGCATCCGGTCGACGGCGCGGCGCACCGAGGGCGGCTGGCTGCTCAGCGGTCAGAAGACGTGGAGTTCGCGAGCGGCCTTCGCGGACTGGGCCTTCGGCCTTTTCCGCAGCGATCCGGAGGCGGAGCGGCACAAGGGACTCACCTATGTGATGTTCCCGCTCACCGCCGACGGCGTCTCGGTGCGGCCGATCCCGCAGCTGGACGGTGAGCCCGGTTTCGCCGAGATCTTCCTCGACGACGTCTTCGTGCCGGACCGCGACGTGATCGGCGCGCCGGGCGAGGGCTGGCGGGTCGCCATGAGCACCTCGAGCAACGAGCGCGGTCTCTCGCTGCGCAGCCCCGGCCGGTTCAGCGCCACCGCCCGACGACTGGTCGACCTGTGGCTGGACAGCGGCGACCGCACCAACACCGCCCAGCGCGACGCCGTTGTCGACGCGTGGATCGGCAGCGAGGCCTACCGCCTGCACACCTTCGGCACCGTCACCCGGTTGAACGAGGGCGGCAAGCTCGGCGCGGAATCCTCGATCACCAAGGTGTTCTGGTCCGAGCTCGACATCGCCATGCACGAGACCGCGCTGGACGTGCTCGGCGCGACCGGCGAACGGTCCGGGCCGTGGACCGACGGCTACCTGTTCTCGCTGTCCGGCCCGATCTACGCCGGTACCAACGAGATCCAGCGCAACATCATCGCCGAGCGAATTCTCGGCCTGCCGAGAGGGAGTAGCCGATGA
- a CDS encoding acyl-CoA dehydrogenase family protein — MRFALSPEQIDFAASVRKLLDAGRTPTAVRAWASGDSRPGRALIQQLAGSGVLGLAVDEAHGGVGADPIDLVVAFVEIGRSAAPGPLVETAAAIPVLLQSLSDSAAAERWLPGLAEGTALGTVAFATPGVDPVALDADVADVTLLVDGAQVFLGERGAAIRSVDPARKLFAVTAAELVANDDRVLEAGALAFDTGALAAAAQLLGAGRALLHAATEYAKQRKQFGKPIGEFQAVKQKLADVLIALDLAEPLLYRAALTMGEPTRSRDVSAAVLACGDAAHTAARAALQVHGAIGYTAEYDLSLWLTKVTALRAAWGTPDLHRARIARALRDEAVRDRAIRGTA; from the coding sequence ATGAGATTCGCGCTCAGTCCGGAACAGATCGATTTCGCGGCCAGCGTGCGCAAACTGCTGGACGCCGGACGCACGCCGACCGCGGTGCGCGCCTGGGCGAGCGGTGACTCGCGGCCGGGTCGCGCGCTGATTCAGCAGCTCGCCGGTTCGGGTGTGCTCGGCCTCGCGGTCGACGAGGCGCACGGCGGTGTCGGCGCGGATCCGATCGATCTCGTCGTCGCGTTCGTCGAGATCGGCCGGTCCGCGGCCCCTGGACCGCTGGTCGAGACCGCCGCCGCGATTCCCGTTCTGCTGCAATCCCTCTCGGATTCCGCGGCGGCCGAGCGCTGGCTGCCCGGGCTCGCCGAGGGCACCGCGCTGGGCACGGTCGCCTTCGCCACCCCCGGCGTAGATCCGGTCGCGCTGGACGCCGACGTCGCCGACGTGACGCTGCTCGTCGACGGCGCGCAGGTGTTCCTCGGCGAGCGCGGCGCGGCGATCCGCTCGGTGGACCCCGCACGGAAGCTGTTCGCGGTGACGGCCGCCGAGCTGGTCGCCAACGACGACCGGGTGCTGGAGGCGGGCGCGCTGGCGTTCGACACCGGTGCGCTGGCCGCCGCCGCCCAGCTGCTCGGCGCCGGTCGTGCCCTGCTGCACGCCGCAACCGAATACGCGAAGCAGCGCAAGCAGTTCGGCAAGCCGATCGGTGAATTCCAGGCCGTGAAGCAGAAACTCGCCGACGTGCTGATCGCGCTCGATCTGGCCGAGCCGCTGCTCTACCGCGCCGCGCTCACCATGGGCGAGCCGACCCGCAGCCGCGACGTGTCGGCCGCGGTGCTGGCCTGCGGCGACGCCGCGCACACCGCCGCGCGGGCCGCCTTGCAGGTGCACGGCGCGATCGGCTACACCGCCGAGTACGACCTGTCGCTGTGGCTGACCAAGGTCACCGCGCTGCGCGCCGCGTGGGGCACGCCGGACCTGCACCGCGCCAGGATTGCCCGCGCCCTGCGCGACGAGGCGGTCCGGGACCGAGCGATCAGGGGCACCGCATGA